GCTTTTTATTGTTCTACACTGCTACTTATTTATACTTCTTTGTATCTTCTTCATTACTGTAATAGCCCATCTGTGCTAAGTTTGCACAGATTAGATGAAGCACCTTCGTTGTATTCAGCTGATATTCGCTTAACTGTGCACCGCATGTTGGTCGGAACAACTCTTGACACAGTCTTCAGACCCCTTTTGTTGATGATCTGTTTACATCCACAGTATCCCCTTTCAGTAATGGTTTTACTTCAATTGTACCATTTGCAACAATTGTATATAAAATATGGTTGGTAGTTTTTGAAAAGATTTGACCCAAGTAGTCTAacgtggatttttttttattttaaaagcttTATTTGCATAACACAAACAATAGAGAAAGAAAACCAATTAAAAAAAGAATGTGATACACAATCAGCCATTgtcatatataatacactgctggcaTTGTCTTATATAATACACTGATGACAAAGATATAAACATAAGTTTCAATGAGAATGAGGAACATAGGCAGGTAGTCTAGCCATCGTGAGACACTGAAACTATACAATGACCCTCATACCCACCGCTGCTCGGAAGTGATCAACACATCACTTCTATGAACCGTATCTTATACAACCAAACTTTATTAAACTTGTGGTTTACCAGCTCGACCACAGAAAACTTGGTTTTATGTTGCTTTTCAGGGTTACGCTCCGTTGAAAGCGGGATCGTAATAGCGCAGGTGTCTCTAAAAAGGTGGCCATACAATGTGATCAAGCCTGACAACTAaagatggtctgaacctgccaaggttcgggttcgtacgaacccgaactctcggcaatgattcccgctgtctggcctctctgtgcagcgggtggatacagcgggaggaccgcctggaaaactgggatacagcctatggctatggctgtatcccagttttccaggcggtcctcccgctgtatcctccctccccacggagcgggtagacagcgggaatcattgccgagagttcgggttcgtacgaacccgaacctcggcaggttcggaccatccctactgacaACCAAAGAACCTTCCTGAAACCTTTGCCACCTAACAGGGTGGCTACCGGCCCTAGTATGTTGCGATGGATGCTGCTCTATCACATTACTATTTCAGCAAGTTATAAGGAAACTCTTTCGAGATAAGTTATATAGGCCTTTTTATAAAGTATTGGGCAGTTGtggaaaaattgctgcaaaattaaataaaaaaaaaatcactaatagaaatgttaatagtttatttttatcaaTTAAAGAAGAAGCCTGCAAGGGGATGGGGAAATTGATTtaaagtaacaacttacctctccctgtgccaatGGGGAGCGGTGGCCGCTGGGCTCTGGGTTCTCCACATCACGactgtcagccagtcagtgactgggacgggacaccactccagccactgattggctgagcggccagtccatcgcCATCAGcattagttcttttttttttagttttttcttctcGCACACAGTATATGGAGTTGTTTCATCATTTTAGAGAACTCCAGATTCTTCAATctcttcatttaaaggggtagttatgtTATgtagtatgttatgtatgtgaatggcccccttcctgtgttccccgaccccacccgtgtatccggaagtgtagtgcagtatacatacctgatccgtgtcgacctaccccgtcaaagacgtcatcttcgggaggccggccgacccgatcctgccgtccctcacgccgcccccccccccctctgccgcgtcataactgtgctcagccgcaattggctgagcacagttatgctaagccaatcgcagctgtaatgtgtgttattttgtgaataatttcttaccactacccctttaatcccagaTAAATTGGACCATGTGGGATCAAGGATGTGTGCAGCCATATAATCACTTACAAGACTCCTTGTTCTTCTTCTAGTTCTTAATGCCATTGGATGGATGTTCGGGATTGTTGCCCTTCTGCAGAAATTTTTTTTGTAGCCAATGAGATGCCTTCCTGATAGGCAGCATCCTACTTTACAGCATTTTTTCCACACCTGCTTGAAACTtttgcaccatactgtatatactgaataACCTGTAATGATCACTATAAAAACTAACCCACCCCATATAAAAGAAACAGGATGATTACAGTACGAAACACTACAACATTGTGAGCTCTTCAAAACTAAACAAAAAGTAACATGCATCAGGAACACAATGGTGTTATGTGATCTGTCTTGTGAATCAGACATGAGGGGTTCACAAGCCAATTTTAGACTACTTTAGGACACAGAATTTAAAAGGCCAAAAAATTTGATTTTTCATAACAATACTGAACAATCCACAAAGTAAGGCACGTTAGTAGTTCTAGTGGCTCCTGGAATTTTGTCCAGTCTATAGTAGTAGCTTCTAACTTGGCAAACGAAACTCCATGTTTAGATGAAAACTTCGAGGCCAGTCTCACAATCTTTCAAGACATTTCAGGGGTCCATGGAATCCTAGACTATAATATAAACAAACCCCAACTATGCCACTAATATCACACATTAGCAGAGGTTCCCTATTAGTTTTCtcattggaaaaaaataaatcagacTAAGATAATGACTCTGGACTTAGTATTAAAATATGTCTTTATGTCCCTTACAGCAGCACAACATGTGGAGAAATTCTTCATACTTCAGCACTATACGTCCCCAAATTACTCCCTCATGTTTGTGTTACCTGTGGCAGGAAAGATGAAAGGGCAGACTAACAACACTAGATAAACCTGGGCACTTCCAACACCACGCTTCTGGACATATCAGGTAGTCTATAACAGCGCCTATAGATCCAATACTACTGGTGGTGCTCGTCTTACTCAGCGATAGACAATGTCGTCAGCAATTTCCATTTGTCTTTGAATGGAAATTGCTGTAAGGGCAGACTGAGTAAAGCctcccatacactttcaataaccgGCCGAATGAGCGCCCAGACATCAGCTCCCACCTGctgccagtcctccccatacatgGCTGAGTGTTCTTTGGAGAGGTAAGCCGCAGCAAGCGCGCACTCAATGTGGCTTTCCTGAAACAAAGGGGTTGACCGTCAGTTTCCATCATGGCCAATCCCTATCACCACTAATATTATCTGTTGGTGGTTGTTCGAGGGGCCCCAGATACCTTAGATTCACATCCGTATCTGGCGCGAGCGGGGACCTTAACACTTTATATATCCTTTTGCAGGTCCTCCTGCCTTCTACCATAGTTTGCATAGGATCATCTACATCCCATAGTCACCGTTATTGCATTTATATCAGCAAATGTTTGCAGATCCACAAATAGTGTTCTACTGTTTGCTTCAAGTGAAAAAGACTTAAAGCGATAAAGTCAGTACTGCTTTTCTGTACCATAGATCAGTATATCTCTGCAGGCCTATAGACTGCTGGGTGCTCCCTTTGTTGATGgagctagtgtgtgtgtggccTCTCGGTCACTTCCAATACAATTCATTAGCATAAGACTTTGTGAAAACTACAGGAGAGTCTAGATCTGTACATCTTACAGGATTTACTTGCTACAACCCATATGTTGTGCTGCTGAAGGATGTAAGGGAAGTTTGGATTTCAGTGTAAATCAGTTTTCCccccagcagtgtcctccctaTGTTTTCACTCAATCTGCCAACAAAGATTAAACACACAAAGGAGAAGAAGCTGGGGCACCTTATATAGTCTTTAGATGTCCATAAAAAATTTACCTTTCAGTTTTCAGAGTGGAGAACTTCCCTATATGTTGTGCTGCTGACAGGACTATCAAAAACTGAGAATTTGGAGCCACTCTATTTCTTCATTATATCTAGATTTCATATAGCCTCTGAAATCACCGACAAGTTGTTGTGATCCCAAATCACGTGACATATGACCATAGCGCTGCCTTGAGAGGCAATATTTGCAAAAACACAAGCACATACCAAGTGTTTTGTGCATGTGCAGTTCATCTCAGGTCATATTACAGCATTTCTCCTGGCTGTATTTCCTTTAGTCAAGGCCTAAAGGGTCCTTTTTCTGTCCAAAGAGTTCCATTTATTTATCATGCAGATTGGGCCAAGTCTTTAATGTGTTAATGAAGCCCTTTTTTCCACTGTCTTTACTATTGTAGCATCACACACACCGACTTTCTCTGAATTTGTCGAATAGAGTTCTAACAATAAATGCTGTCCTCATTAAAGTTTTTGCTAGTCAGCCACTTGTGTTAAGATGCACCATTCCATCTTCCTGTATTTTCACTTTGGTTTGATGGTGTTTCAGCGCTGCAAAATAACAGCTAAATAAAAATTTCAAGATTTCGGTTTCTAGCTTCTTCTAGGAATCGAATAATTCAAGTGAGAAAACCCCATAATGGTGGCTGAATTAAGAGTTCTGCAAAGAAGAGAGGACTGAAATTCCCTTAAAGTGGTTACAGTTATCACCACTAAATACACTTTTCCGCAGGATGTCACATGAAGTTTCCCATGTTTCCAGGTAAAATTGTCTTTAGTGTTTCGAAATGAAAATTCATCTTGGAGTTTTCTATTGCAGTATCAGTGTCACTAAACTCATGCAAATCAAGAGCTCTTTGATAATCCGTCGAAAAATGCAGCAATggtattgtattatattatagaCCAGGTCTAAAAAAATTCTTGTTTTTGCTTCCTGTGCCTTTTCACTTTCCAGCAATCATAAAACTTTATGAACTTTATATTGTAAGtgtatgaaaactttttttttatttgtgggtTATCCCATCCTTCAGTACCATTTTGGTGTCTGATATTTTGACAGGCATATAAAACGGAGAGAAATTTAAtggtatttttctttttataccaTTCAACAATCACCCTAGGTtcacgttgttttttttttttttttaaattagatacAGAGTATAAGATCATACTTGCTAAAATCAAATATTGCTGTATGCCATACTTCGCATTGACTTATATTATAACAAATGGATTGTATTGATTTGTTCTTTAGTAATCGTTTTATAATTTTGAATTGTTTTGCTTTACTTCACTTTTTATAAAGTATTTAGTAGTCTCATACTGGTATTGATAATGCACTATATTTCCACATATATGtacattaaagaagcactcccacTTTTTTTCATTACTTATTATGGAGCTAGTcagtcaatatatatataattcagctGGTATCACCATATTTGTTGTTCCTTTCTAAATGTTCCTGAAATCCTTGCCTTCagttaggtcatgtgatctcatggaaATTACATGTGCTTCTGTGCTCTCAATAGGGTCACCATCTCCAACAGAACTCTCTATGTGATGATGCTGCTTGGACTGTTCCAGAGAAGATGTCCACATGGGGGTGGACAGAAATTCCTTAGTGATTATATACAACTCCTGTCATAGTTATAATCCTTCTTGACTGTATATTCATAATCTCTTAGCTTAGAGATATAAAGAAATGGGGGTTATTACACTGTTCTCTCAGCAGGCTGAGATAGTACTGGCTTAagctgcccatgtgatgctgtgctgatgcatctTGGGAGATTGATAGTAATTTTGAAACTGAGGCAATGCAGTTGTTGACTGGTCAGATTGGTGACTGATCAGAGGTCATTTGACCCACATACAGTAATTAAATGTATTGGTgctgcagagctgggatgaaacagatgacgcTGCAGGAATAGACATGGCAAGTCTGCATTATATAGGCAAAAAGTGCTTCTTTGAAGCCTTTTAATAGTTTGAAATGGTCCTCTgagggcttctttttttttttaactatactaATATGACATGAGTCCTCATGGGGATAATTTATACTTTAAAAGGCATCCTTAGGAAGCAGGCCCTAAAAAAGAAGTTCCACCCCTGCCATGTTTTCTACAATCTAAATAATAAATTGGCTTTTCCATGTCAGTTTCTTGATGTTTACCAAAGCCAACAGTTTCTGGATATAACATTTCCAACATACGGACCACAAAAACGGCTTCTACCCAGAGTGATGTCTTAGATGTATCAAAAGATTTGCTTTCTGATTAaaccatttcccacattccggacaagaaaatggcttctctcctgtgtgaagtcTTAGATGGACCATCAAATTTGATTtctgattaaaacatttcccacattcgggacatgaaaatggcttctcccctgtgtgaagtcTTAGATGGACCATAACGTTGGCTTTTCTActaaaacctttcccacattcaGGACAGGAGAACGGCTTGTCAGGGTTATTTTTAAAGTGATGAAAATTAGCTGATTTTTGGGTAAAATATCTTCCATATTCTGGGCACGAAAATGTCTTTCCTCGCGCGTGAGTTCTCCGATGCCTCACGAGACTTGATTTCTTGCTAAAccctttcccacattctaaacacaaaaatggcttctctcccgtgtggCTTCTTAGATGTAACATAAGGTAGGATTTTTTGCTAAACCATTTCCAACATTGAGGACAGGAAAATAGTTTCTTCTCGCTGTGAGTTTTAACGTGGTTAATCAGAGATGATTTATAGACAAAtccttttccacattctgaacatgagaatGGCTTTTGTGTGGAGTGTGTTCTTAGATGCTTCATAACATTTGCTTTTTtgccaaaacatttcccacattcagggcATGAATATGGCCTTTTCCCTctatgaattctctgatgtttaaaAAGAACCGATTTCCTGCCGAAACATTTTCCGCAATCTGAGCATGGAAACGGCTTTTCCCCAAAGTGACTTCTTACGTGATCTAGAAGATGTGATTTGCGactaaaacatttaccacattctgaacatgaaaatggcctttCGTCTTTGTGAATTGTCTCAGGCAAAGAAAGGTTAGATTCTTTTTGAAACTTTTTCCCACGCATTTCCCTTGGTCTCTGTCTAGTTCTTTGTTCGCCAATCAGTGATAGATCAGATGATAGTATATCGTGGTCAGCAGTATCAGTGGATAGGTCACTGCTGTGAAGGACTAAGGGTACATTAGGAGCTATAGAATCATCTTGTGTGATATTATCTTCGTCTTCTTCATAACGGGGAAATAAAAGTAGATGTCCTTGGAAGTCTCTCATCCAGTCTTCATCTGGAAAGAGAGACATTTTTTGTAATTATTACCCAAAAAATAGTAAATTTTTTAATCAATCAAGATTTATTAGGACAcggatattaaagggaatctgccactaggtttattccgccttaaatgagagcagcataaactagtgacggaaatgcagaacagattggtgtattacttacatcattctgttcaactgttctcctaatatggaggagaataggattcttgccacacccctcccccgccctccaggtGCTGATTGACAATTGACTGATTATACATAGCActtatagataactgccaatcagcagctgatgggcggagttttctgcttcttatgaatattgaggactactgggctcatgcacataatggagaggactacttattgtccatgttattcaggatctGCACAGAACAGTGCAAACAGTGGAGTTAAAGATATGGGACCCCAATCTCCCAATTAACATTGGTCCTTGTTGGAGATGAGTGATTACAAACTAAGCGAATCACTCTGTTTGCTCTGCAGTCGGCTTATACACCGGCTGTCTTCGATCACCATACGGCTCCCTGCCGCTCAACccctggtgcctggaaaagctgaatgccACATGGTCGCACCCACATCACAGAGGTGGAGAAGGAGCTGTCCATGACAAAAGATATATTCCTGAACAAAATTTATGAAAGACTCTTACCATCCACTGATGCCGATCTATGTTTTCTGAGTCTACTTGTCGTTCCAACATCGATTTCCTGCAGGAACCCCGCATTAAAGACGTAAAAAGAATCCAAGTTATCTGATATTCAAAAGAAGTTTCTAAGAAGGCAAGAACCATTATGAGAAGTATTCTACACATCTGTGGAGATAATTCTGTAATCTTACCGGATCTGTTCCTGCAGTGACAGCTGTGCTCACTAACACCAGCTCTCAGATCATTCAGGAACGTCAcagcttttacagtaaagaagccTTGTACTTCTGCTATAATTGGAACCTTCCTTCACTCCTTTGCCTTATGTAGTGAACTTACCGTGAAAAGCTGCTCAAAACATTTGATGCATATACACTTATTGACTAGTGTTGATTGAAcctgccgaacgtttgggtttttctgaacccgaatgctcggcaattgactcccggtggctggagaagttggattcggccctagggagtcctgaaaaacacagATACCAccttaggctgtatctatgtttcccTGGCAGATCTAAGGCTACAACCAACTTCtccaaatgccgagcattcgggtccTCTCAACGCTATCAttgaccaataaaaaaaaacgcaaccATATGCAAAATGTTGGATTAGTGCAAAACTCGGCATGCGGATATATCTGAGGCAGATAAGTAAAACATCGGTGTGGTCTGAACAGTCTACATCTTCCCAGGTTCCCCTGCTGCCTCTCAAGGAccacttttgggtagtgtacgtCTTAAGAGATCGATGACTGCTAGAAATGCCTTTACACTTGAAGACATTTTGCCCAGACTCTGAGCGGGGGACCATCATTGGACTGGGAGAGGCAGGATGGCAGTTTTGACAAATTGCCCGCTGTCTAACATGGCTGTCTGTatagcagattgtgggtacagagtcactttaactattTTTCATTGCTTCCCCAGACTACTTACTCATTTTATTGTTCCTCTCTGTGTTCTTTTTTTCTGTACTCTGATGAACAAAAATTGGAATGCGTATTCTAGATGAGGCTACGCTTATGTAAGTACATTAAAAGCGTGGAGgaggtaggtgaaaaaaaaatacacacacttACTTCCCTGGCTCCCACGCTGCCATCTATACACCTCCACTCCAGTCCCCAGTGTGCGGGAGGCGGGATACCGCTACAGCCACTAAGTGGTTGAACAGGCCTGCAACATCACTTCTCAATGCAGGGACGCGGGCCACACCGGGGACAGAAACAGTGGAGTACGAGCACAGCCAGAGAGGTAAGTGTGTATTTTGTTTCATCCACCCTTTCCCTGGGCTTTCTgaaaaaaaggggtcctggctatacaacccctttaagaactagtAAATTAAGAGGAGGTGTAACACAATATTTTATGAAACCACGAGCCATTTGTAGCCACGACCCAACAAGATGACATAGAGCATAAAGTATATTCCACTGCTGCTGGAGGAGTCTAGTATACAGCTTCATTACATCAATCTATAGAGGATTTAGAGAAATCTCAGTTCCATCTACCTGATGATCCAGGGGGACATTTTGCTCCTCCTCTAGGCAGTCTTGGGAATATAGAGAactgggacatctctctggtggatttCTCGTACTGGATTTATCTATAGGAAgtaacacagtgactgaatacattgtCTATATGTGATGATCAGATGTTCTCTCCTCTAGAATTAGGGTCATTCTACTCTTACCTGGTGATGCAAGAGGCTGGTGATTCTCTCTTAAGGCTTCATCATAGAGATCGTTGTGTTCTActatatactcccactcctccatggagaaatagacagtgacgtcctgacaccttataggaacctgacacacacaatgatcccgtcatcctccagacacctcccttggtgttactgtataatgtcccggcattcccagcagcattgctcacctctccagtcagcagctcagtgatCCTGGAGGTCAGTTCTAGGATCTCCTTCTCATGCATCACTGAACGAGGTGGAGgatctgtgatgcggctccgtcCTTTGCGTCGTCTTCCTGGCGCAGGAGATGTCATACTCTCCCCAGAcgtcttcttcactactgtgtaatcctgtgtatgatgagacactgatcactacagagagtctaACAATTCTTCACCTTTTCAGTCGTTTACCTGTTCTATTAGAATACAGTATATAAGAATGAAATCTGCGAAGCTCTCACCTCTCCGGTTATCCAGTAGATTATCTCTAGGGTGAGGTCTAATATATCCGCAGCCAtgttctttttctctttctccaTCTTTGGTGGGTCACTGATGGAAAGGACCATTGTGTTTTAAAAGAAAAGTTTAGCTGTAAGTCCTGGACCCAAGAAACCTGTGGAAAAGAAAGTCTGATATGAAGTAGTGTCTCGTGAATTGGCAATTATAAATGACTAATGACGGCATACAATGGAGGTGACATACACTGTACCAGACTGCTGATCATCATCAGCTACTTCTAACACCGATATCACCTTCAGGAAACCCCTTTCCACCTGAGTAGTCGATGCTGTACAAGCTCATGTGCTAAGGTCGGCATCTGGACATTTTTATATACACCAATCAACCATAAAATTAAAGTCAATCAGACTGCACTTACATCAAGATCTGCCAATGCGTTGCACAGATATGACAATGTGGGTGAGGTTGAGGGATAGCACACAGACGAGCTCCTATAGCAAAAAATTGCTGAAAAAAGTTACTGTTGGCTATGAAAGAAGATGCCAGAATACACGGTGCATAGCAGGTATAAATATACATCCATGTCCCAAATTAACTCATATTACCTATTATACATAGTTGAGTGACATTATTATGACCAGCAGCTAACATTCAGCACAGACAGCAGCTAGAGGGGTCAGGAGTGACTTTATAA
This sequence is a window from Dendropsophus ebraccatus isolate aDenEbr1 chromosome 15, aDenEbr1.pat, whole genome shotgun sequence. Protein-coding genes within it:
- the LOC138773838 gene encoding gastrula zinc finger protein XlCGF57.1-like, whose protein sequence is MVLSISDPPKMEKEKKNMAADILDLTLEIIYWITGEDYTVVKKTSGESMTSPAPGRRRKGRSRITDPPPRSVMHEKEILELTSRITELLTGEVPIRCQDVTVYFSMEEWEYIVEHNDLYDEALRENHQPLASPDKSSTRNPPERCPSSLYSQDCLEEEQNVPLDHQEIDVGTTSRLRKHRSASVDDEDWMRDFQGHLLLFPRYEEDEDNITQDDSIAPNVPLVLHSSDLSTDTADHDILSSDLSLIGEQRTRQRPREMRGKKFQKESNLSLPETIHKDERPFSCSECGKCFSRKSHLLDHVRSHFGEKPFPCSDCGKCFGRKSVLFKHQRIHRGKRPYSCPECGKCFGKKANVMKHLRTHSTQKPFSCSECGKGFVYKSSLINHVKTHSEKKLFSCPQCWKWFSKKSYLMLHLRSHTGEKPFLCLECGKGFSKKSSLVRHRRTHARGKTFSCPEYGRYFTQKSANFHHFKNNPDKPFSCPECGKGFSRKANVMVHLRLHTGEKPFSCPECGKCFNQKSNLMVHLRLHTGEKPFSCPECGKWFNQKANLLIHLRHHSG